A section of the Ignisphaera sp. genome encodes:
- a CDS encoding DUF2208 family protein → MNSKVTSTALTILPLLFFSIVSTFLPRENLWIVFLLYTIALITLMNLMPRIRSRKIASEFRGTVLFRCDEKAVMDIVMRDQELLNEIRKQMRSTFIFMMVPFILWFIIIPPLSNILIIDSAPYPEKFLRYLAFYGIMWGMMYGLRYIFMPKRIVIPLTRYEILSTGIRYANVWIPFPMDKNRYSVKVDHKKGYVEIHDKNSKQAYRLYTTDTYKLQSIVEKYGFSS, encoded by the coding sequence ATGAATAGCAAGGTAACCTCTACAGCATTAACAATCCTACCCTTACTGTTCTTCTCAATAGTTTCAACATTTCTACCAAGAGAAAACCTATGGATAGTATTTCTCTTATACACAATAGCCTTGATAACCTTAATGAACCTAATGCCTAGGATCCGATCGAGAAAGATTGCTTCAGAATTCAGAGGAACTGTTCTATTTAGATGTGATGAAAAAGCTGTTATGGATATAGTTATGCGTGACCAGGAACTGCTTAACGAGATAAGAAAACAGATGAGAAGCACATTCATATTTATGATGGTGCCATTCATATTATGGTTCATAATAATACCCCCGTTATCAAATATACTAATTATTGATTCAGCACCATATCCAGAGAAGTTTTTGCGTTACCTTGCTTTCTATGGTATTATGTGGGGCATGATGTATGGACTAAGGTACATATTTATGCCCAAGAGGATCGTAATACCCTTAACTAGGTACGAGATACTTTCTACAGGTATTCGTTATGCTAATGTCTGGATCCCATTCCCTATGGATAAGAACAGATATAGTGTTAAAGTAGATCACAAGAAAGGTTATGTAGAGATCCATGACAAAAACTCGAAACAAGCGTATAGACTCTATACGACTGATACGTACAAACTTCAATCAATAGTTGAGAAATATGGTTTCAGCTCATGA
- a CDS encoding 5-formyltetrahydrofolate cyclo-ligase, protein MTDVKEIKARIREKVWRTLEEKNIALFPRPVYHRIPNFVGADVAAHRLSHLDVFIKARVVKVNPDSPQKHVRYLALLQNKVVIMPTPRIRNGFILLDPLKIPRDKIAEASTISGAYKYGVSVDLLSLPKIDLVVVGSVAVNTSGARLGKGEGYAEIEYAILRSLCKIDEDTYVVTTVHDEQIVDDYIPIEEHDIGVDIIVTPTKITSITPRPRKPRGIIWDILPDKKFIEIPILKELKIILKNEKAITCN, encoded by the coding sequence ATGACTGATGTGAAAGAAATTAAGGCTAGAATTAGAGAAAAGGTTTGGAGGACTCTAGAGGAGAAGAACATAGCATTATTCCCAAGACCAGTATATCACAGGATACCAAATTTTGTTGGAGCAGATGTAGCTGCACATAGACTGTCTCATCTCGATGTATTTATAAAGGCTCGTGTAGTGAAGGTTAACCCTGATTCTCCTCAAAAACATGTACGATATCTAGCATTACTACAGAACAAGGTTGTGATTATGCCTACACCACGCATAAGGAACGGGTTTATTCTGCTCGATCCATTGAAAATACCTAGAGATAAGATTGCTGAAGCTAGCACAATATCTGGTGCCTATAAGTATGGGGTCTCTGTAGATTTATTATCGTTACCTAAGATAGACCTAGTTGTAGTAGGCTCTGTAGCTGTTAACACTAGTGGTGCACGTCTTGGTAAAGGAGAGGGTTATGCTGAAATTGAGTATGCTATTCTTAGATCATTATGTAAGATAGACGAAGATACCTATGTTGTTACAACAGTTCACGATGAACAGATAGTTGATGACTATATACCTATTGAAGAACATGATATAGGTGTTGACATTATCGTTACTCCAACTAAAATTACATCCATAACCCCTAGACCAAGAAAACCTAGAGGAATTATCTGGGATATTCTCCCAGACAAGAAGTTTATCGAGATTCCAATACTTAAGGAGCTTAAAATAATTTTAAAGAACGAAAAAGCTATAACTTGTAACTAA
- a CDS encoding molybdopterin molybdotransferase MoeA: MVHNAVNKKLHRLIDLNEAIAKMSREIIIELSSECIDVVNALLRLSSRDIVAEYPLPFVDRSVVDGYAVKAEDTYGASEHNPIALRIVGEATFTTFNKISIGSGEAVKIYTGVPLPSGANAVVMLEDAIESGDIVYIMKSVNVYANVAIRGEDIALGRVIVRKGHVIEPKHIAALVALGISKLEVYEKIRVCIVSTGDEVVEIGSIDAETVHSKGLVFNSTAFLLKSYMDMLNFFEPMYIGIAKDSRHEIVSALEKSVKLCHVVIVTGGAGPSAHDLSIESIESIGGKLVVRGISMRPGRPTSAGVVNGKPVFMLSGFPVAAFFGFKFFVLPVIERVLGIVVPRRRIYAKLTKRIANIAGYTTFTRVKLTKCGNEFCAEPLASMGSGMISSLLDSDGVVVVPSNLEGFDEGQYVDVELIY, from the coding sequence ATGGTGCATAACGCTGTGAATAAGAAGCTCCATAGATTAATTGACCTAAATGAAGCTATAGCTAAAATGTCTAGAGAGATAATTATAGAATTATCTAGCGAATGTATAGATGTTGTTAATGCACTACTTCGTTTATCTTCAAGAGATATTGTTGCTGAGTATCCTCTGCCCTTTGTTGATAGAAGTGTTGTTGATGGATATGCTGTTAAAGCTGAAGACACTTATGGTGCTTCAGAGCACAACCCTATAGCTTTAAGGATTGTTGGAGAGGCCACATTCACTACATTCAATAAAATCTCTATAGGTTCTGGAGAAGCTGTCAAGATATATACAGGTGTTCCTCTACCTTCAGGAGCAAATGCTGTAGTCATGCTTGAGGATGCTATAGAGAGTGGAGATATTGTCTACATTATGAAAAGTGTTAATGTTTATGCAAATGTTGCTATACGTGGTGAAGATATAGCTCTAGGAAGAGTTATAGTTAGGAAGGGACATGTTATAGAGCCTAAACATATAGCTGCTCTAGTTGCGCTCGGTATCAGTAAGCTAGAGGTGTATGAAAAAATTCGTGTCTGTATAGTGTCTACAGGTGATGAAGTTGTAGAGATAGGATCTATTGATGCTGAAACAGTTCATTCTAAAGGACTTGTATTTAATTCTACAGCGTTTCTGCTTAAAAGTTACATGGATATGTTGAACTTCTTTGAACCCATGTATATAGGTATAGCGAAGGACTCTCGACATGAAATTGTATCAGCATTAGAAAAGAGTGTCAAGTTGTGTCATGTAGTTATAGTTACTGGTGGTGCTGGTCCTTCAGCCCATGATCTATCAATCGAAAGTATTGAAAGTATAGGTGGTAAATTGGTAGTACGGGGTATATCTATGAGGCCTGGAAGACCTACTAGTGCTGGTGTTGTTAATGGAAAGCCTGTTTTTATGCTCTCAGGATTTCCGGTAGCAGCATTTTTTGGCTTTAAGTTCTTCGTATTACCGGTAATAGAGAGAGTCCTCGGTATTGTTGTACCTAGACGACGTATTTATGCTAAATTAACTAAACGTATTGCTAATATAGCTGGATATACAACCTTTACTAGAGTTAAATTAACTAAGTGTGGTAATGAGTTTTGTGCAGAGCCTCTAGCTTCTATGGGTTCAGGTATGATTTCATCATTGTTGGATAGTGATGGTGTGGTAGTTGTTCCATCTAATCTAGAGGGTTTTGATGAGGGTCAATATGTTGATGTAGAATTGATTTATTAG
- a CDS encoding ATP-binding cassette domain-containing protein — protein MPISLHNVYSGYSRGSYILKDINMEISSNTIVLGPNGSGKTTLFRTIIGITPTVKGEVKIDDLDLETIRGFPGLVSTNLREVYIQYVASAWELASLYLDLQGGDFGRFNDLVRFFNIARDLDKKPYKLSTGTQTLLYNLIALSTNARYVLLDEPFESVDPAKRVLLLKEIINYRGTVLLNTHTTWLLKQMSEWNVYLMVRGHVYGVISVNELVSSRISLSRGLDTLLELKLEDKSIYLNKVNGIPLSELDSLDKLYEVITWQ, from the coding sequence ATGCCGATTAGTCTCCATAATGTTTACTCAGGTTACTCAAGAGGTAGCTACATATTGAAGGATATCAACATGGAGATCTCTTCTAATACTATTGTGTTAGGTCCTAATGGAAGTGGCAAGACAACTTTGTTTAGAACTATTATCGGTATAACTCCTACTGTCAAGGGTGAGGTTAAAATAGATGATTTAGATTTAGAGACAATACGTGGGTTCCCTGGCTTAGTTTCAACTAATCTTCGTGAAGTGTATATACAATATGTTGCTTCTGCATGGGAACTCGCCTCTCTTTATCTCGATCTTCAGGGTGGTGATTTCGGTAGGTTCAATGATTTGGTACGGTTCTTCAACATAGCTAGAGATCTAGATAAAAAACCTTACAAGCTTTCAACTGGGACCCAGACACTACTATACAACTTGATAGCTCTATCCACTAATGCAAGGTATGTTCTCCTAGATGAGCCGTTTGAAAGCGTTGACCCAGCTAAGAGAGTGCTTCTCCTCAAGGAGATAATAAACTATAGGGGTACAGTATTGCTAAATACTCATACAACTTGGTTGCTCAAACAAATGAGTGAATGGAACGTCTATCTTATGGTTCGTGGCCATGTATATGGGGTTATCAGTGTAAATGAGTTAGTATCGTCAAGAATATCCCTGAGCAGAGGATTAGACACATTGTTGGAGCTCAAACTAGAAGATAAATCAATCTACTTGAACAAAGTAAACGGTATTCCGCTATCAGAACTAGACTCTCTAGATAAACTCTATGAAGTGATAACATGGCAGTAA
- the hxlB gene encoding 6-phospho-3-hexuloisomerase, protein MLRRSQVEQFVEVLVKAYHESRKVLVMGAGRSGLVGRAFALRLKHLGFDVYVLGDTIISPVRKNDIAIAISGSGRTALIVTAAEAAKQVGAIVVAITTYIDSPLAKLADIVVEVPGRTKVSAIEDYFARQVLGIHEPLAPLGTLFEDCTMVFLDSIIAELMGRLHKNEEDLRNEHANIEV, encoded by the coding sequence ATCCTAAGGAGGAGTCAGGTTGAACAATTCGTAGAGGTTCTGGTTAAGGCGTATCATGAATCTAGGAAAGTTTTAGTTATGGGTGCTGGAAGAAGTGGTCTTGTTGGAAGAGCATTTGCTTTGCGTTTAAAGCATCTAGGTTTTGATGTATATGTTCTCGGTGACACAATTATCTCGCCTGTGAGAAAGAATGATATAGCTATAGCTATATCTGGTTCTGGTAGAACAGCTCTCATAGTTACAGCAGCTGAAGCTGCTAAACAAGTTGGAGCTATAGTTGTGGCTATAACTACGTATATAGATTCACCATTAGCTAAACTTGCAGATATTGTTGTAGAGGTGCCTGGTAGAACTAAGGTTAGCGCAATAGAGGATTATTTTGCTCGACAAGTGTTAGGCATACATGAACCTTTAGCACCTTTAGGGACTCTATTTGAAGACTGTACCATGGTCTTCTTGGACTCAATTATAGCAGAACTCATGGGAAGACTTCACAAAAATGAAGAAGATCTACGCAATGAACATGCGAATATAGAGGTATAG
- the cysS gene encoding cysteine--tRNA ligase — MSITLYNTLTKRIEPLEPLDRYIVKAYFCGPTVYDHTHLGHIRAYLAFDFIKRYIISKGYSFIHVQNITDIDDKIIKRSQDEGTTWNTIAEHYTREYLEVLKALNINVDIHPTVSSHINEIIEFVQKLVDKGYAYVAPSGSVYFDLSVVDDYGKLSGRILSNEWRQEEEYLYEKKHPYDFALWKVSKPGEPWWESPWGRGRPGWHTECAVMSSRYLGPQFDIHGGGQDLVFPHHENEIAMAEAAFGIKPWVRYWIHVGYLTIRGEKMSKSLGNIIYAKEAIDKWGTEVLRLWTFSAHYRKQIEFNEDALNQHREVYKRLVVATESLKKIIRSSNASHKLSDSEINVLRLLEEINMQFHESMSNDFNTPKAMEALNNLITTVFRDIEPKENQALALRAYSILYSIDKVVGVLDKYLGEKIELDIQLVEKLVDLILRIRTELRKRKDYEISDRIREELLKLGIRVFDYKEGSKWVFEK, encoded by the coding sequence GTGTCAATAACTCTATACAATACATTAACTAAGAGAATTGAGCCACTGGAACCTCTAGACAGATACATAGTTAAAGCTTATTTCTGTGGACCTACAGTCTACGACCATACACATCTAGGTCACATAAGGGCCTACCTTGCATTTGACTTCATAAAGAGATACATTATATCGAAAGGTTACAGCTTTATTCATGTGCAGAATATCACGGATATAGACGATAAAATAATAAAACGATCACAAGATGAGGGTACGACATGGAACACCATAGCTGAACATTATACTAGGGAATACCTAGAGGTATTAAAAGCATTAAACATAAATGTAGATATTCATCCAACAGTATCTTCACATATAAACGAAATAATAGAATTTGTCCAAAAACTTGTAGACAAGGGATATGCTTATGTAGCACCCAGTGGTTCTGTATATTTCGATCTATCTGTAGTTGATGATTACGGAAAACTTTCAGGTAGAATATTGTCTAATGAATGGAGACAAGAAGAAGAATATCTTTATGAGAAGAAGCATCCATATGATTTCGCTCTATGGAAGGTATCCAAACCTGGTGAACCTTGGTGGGAATCTCCATGGGGTAGAGGTAGACCTGGATGGCATACAGAATGCGCTGTCATGAGCAGTAGGTATCTAGGACCTCAATTCGATATACATGGTGGAGGTCAAGATCTGGTATTTCCGCATCATGAAAACGAGATAGCTATGGCTGAAGCAGCTTTTGGTATCAAGCCATGGGTCAGATATTGGATACATGTAGGCTACCTCACGATTCGTGGAGAGAAAATGAGTAAAAGCCTTGGCAACATCATTTATGCTAAAGAAGCTATAGATAAATGGGGTACTGAAGTCCTTAGGCTGTGGACCTTTTCTGCACATTACAGAAAGCAGATAGAATTCAATGAAGATGCTCTTAACCAACATCGCGAAGTATACAAAAGGCTAGTAGTTGCCACCGAATCTCTAAAGAAAATTATCAGAAGCTCTAATGCTTCCCATAAGCTTAGCGATTCCGAGATAAATGTGTTAAGGCTTTTAGAAGAAATAAATATGCAGTTCCATGAATCTATGTCTAATGATTTCAATACCCCGAAAGCTATGGAGGCTCTGAACAACCTTATAACAACAGTATTTAGAGATATTGAACCTAAGGAAAACCAGGCTCTAGCTTTGCGTGCTTATTCTATTCTATATAGTATAGACAAAGTTGTGGGAGTTTTAGATAAGTATCTCGGTGAAAAGATTGAACTAGATATACAGCTTGTTGAAAAACTTGTTGACCTTATTCTTAGAATTAGAACAGAGCTTAGAAAGAGGAAAGATTATGAGATAAGTGATAGGATAAGAGAAGAGCTGCTGAAGTTAGGGATAAGAGTATTTGATTATAAAGAGGGAAGTAAATGGGTATTTGAAAAATGA
- a CDS encoding M24 family metallopeptidase, with amino-acid sequence MSIIALFKLKLNRLVRYLTDALEFDVDFIVLKNTNSLKYVFSEIYYPPPEEIAVHRVLFDVRSNSIDIYVSPLEHYRIQEIYGDSDANVYSVLSSCIDIPQDIKCVEKSSLDSILMGKDSRYKRVAIDDTSICEETICIDISKIIRKIRRTKMVEELEIIKKAVEIAETALQNVVPCIIQGISELMLASLIENEARKLGAEGFAFSPIIAIGENAAKPHHIPSKRSFTGREPILVDFGVRISGYVCDITRVIMPKNINSEYSKILDIIEDAVEYAISLAREGTECSKIDEEVRNMFKKLDLHRYFLHGLGHGIGIDVHEEPRITRSSKDILIEGDVITIEPGIYVYGKYGFRLEDDILVSKNGCDVFSKTKRVLELW; translated from the coding sequence GTGAGTATCATAGCGCTATTTAAGTTGAAATTGAATAGGCTGGTTAGATATTTAACAGATGCTTTGGAGTTTGATGTTGATTTCATTGTGTTGAAGAACACAAACTCTTTAAAATATGTGTTCTCTGAGATTTATTATCCTCCGCCAGAGGAGATTGCCGTACATAGGGTTTTGTTTGATGTACGTAGTAATTCTATCGATATATATGTTTCTCCTCTTGAGCACTATAGAATTCAAGAGATCTATGGAGATAGTGATGCAAATGTTTATTCAGTCTTATCATCATGTATAGATATACCCCAAGACATAAAATGTGTTGAGAAATCATCGCTCGATAGTATACTCATGGGCAAAGATTCTCGATATAAGCGTGTAGCTATCGATGATACATCAATATGTGAAGAGACGATATGTATAGATATAAGTAAAATAATTAGGAAGATACGACGGACTAAGATGGTAGAAGAACTCGAGATAATAAAGAAAGCGGTAGAGATAGCGGAAACTGCTCTACAAAATGTTGTACCGTGCATTATTCAAGGCATTAGTGAATTAATGTTAGCATCATTGATTGAAAATGAAGCTAGGAAGTTAGGGGCAGAAGGATTTGCTTTTAGTCCAATAATAGCTATTGGCGAGAATGCGGCTAAACCACACCACATACCGTCAAAGAGGTCTTTCACTGGAAGAGAACCTATATTGGTAGATTTTGGTGTAAGGATATCGGGATACGTATGCGATATTACTAGAGTAATAATGCCAAAGAATATCAATAGCGAGTATAGCAAGATCTTAGATATCATTGAAGATGCAGTAGAATACGCTATATCCTTAGCTAGAGAAGGTACTGAATGTAGCAAAATTGATGAAGAGGTGAGGAACATGTTCAAAAAACTGGATCTCCATAGGTATTTCCTACATGGTCTTGGTCACGGCATTGGTATTGATGTACATGAAGAACCCCGTATAACCAGAAGTTCTAAAGATATTCTCATAGAAGGAGATGTAATAACCATAGAACCAGGGATCTATGTCTACGGTAAATATGGATTTAGATTAGAAGATGACATCTTAGTTAGTAAGAATGGATGTGATGTTTTTTCGAAAACAAAAAGAGTGTTAGAGTTGTGGTAA
- a CDS encoding CopG family ribbon-helix-helix protein, translating into MSSKPMRIGVYIPKELAEEITRIMNEIGIDSVSKVVQEGLRLYIAEYRWRTEGDVVGAIGIIYDHEVGHVDEELTDLQHKYIDIIVSSLHIHLDLRNCLIIIIVRGLSKTIKKFLEDIEKIRGVKMVRLMLMSRQL; encoded by the coding sequence TTGTCTTCAAAGCCTATGAGAATAGGTGTTTATATTCCTAAGGAACTAGCGGAAGAGATTACAAGAATAATGAATGAGATAGGAATAGATTCTGTATCTAAAGTTGTGCAAGAGGGTTTGAGACTCTATATAGCTGAGTATCGTTGGAGAACAGAAGGTGATGTTGTTGGTGCGATAGGTATTATCTATGATCATGAAGTGGGTCATGTTGATGAAGAGTTAACAGATCTTCAGCATAAGTACATAGATATCATAGTTTCTTCTCTCCATATTCATCTTGATCTAAGGAACTGCCTAATCATAATTATAGTTAGAGGATTGTCTAAGACTATAAAGAAATTTTTAGAGGATATCGAGAAGATTAGAGGTGTGAAGATGGTTAGACTTATGTTGATGTCTAGACAGTTATAA
- a CDS encoding SAM-dependent chlorinase/fluorinase produces MVIDITPCGIIAILTDFGLNDPYVAMMKAVALDICPYVKIVDIVHTVNSFDIEGAAFMLYITYRYFPRGTVFVAIVDPGVGSSRRAIAIATKNYIFIGPDNGLLTPSIRDDGIVSVYLIENEKYFRKPTSKSFHGRDIFMPIASHIVCGLPLDNIGRKIEPQSIVDLGIDVDYIEKSGKCVKLKAVYIDKFGNIVLSTYFNKLKQLLGVDMGTKILLITNNRKFVTEVAEVFSLAPKGSIVLYENSFGFAELALNQGSAQNILNIDRNETVQLCKD; encoded by the coding sequence ATGGTAATAGACATTACTCCTTGCGGTATTATAGCTATTCTGACTGATTTTGGATTAAATGATCCTTATGTAGCCATGATGAAGGCTGTAGCACTCGACATATGTCCGTATGTGAAGATTGTAGACATTGTTCATACCGTTAATAGTTTCGATATAGAGGGTGCCGCCTTCATGCTATACATTACGTATAGATACTTTCCCAGAGGTACGGTATTTGTTGCGATAGTTGATCCTGGTGTTGGAAGCAGTAGAAGAGCTATAGCGATAGCGACTAAAAATTATATCTTTATAGGTCCAGACAATGGGTTGTTGACACCATCGATAAGAGATGATGGTATTGTTTCAGTATACCTAATAGAGAATGAGAAGTACTTTAGAAAACCCACCTCCAAATCATTTCACGGGAGAGATATATTCATGCCCATTGCTTCACATATTGTTTGTGGTCTTCCTCTAGATAATATCGGAAGAAAGATAGAGCCTCAATCTATAGTTGATCTAGGTATAGATGTAGACTATATAGAGAAATCTGGTAAATGTGTAAAGCTCAAAGCAGTATACATAGACAAATTCGGCAATATAGTGCTCTCAACATATTTCAATAAACTTAAGCAGCTTCTTGGGGTAGACATGGGCACCAAAATATTGTTAATTACTAACAATAGAAAGTTTGTGACAGAAGTAGCAGAAGTGTTTTCCCTAGCCCCCAAAGGCTCGATAGTTTTATATGAAAACAGTTTTGGATTTGCTGAACTAGCTCTAAATCAAGGTTCAGCTCAAAACATTTTAAATATAGATAGAAATGAAACAGTACAATTATGTAAGGACTAG
- a CDS encoding molybdopterin biosynthesis protein: protein MRRLFHKLVSLNEAIEIIEHNVSLSPRGIEQVNILDSLGRVLAVDVYASIDYPPFDRSEVDGYAVKAEDTYGAYESRPVRLQIIGSLKVGEIPQYNVARFKAVEIATGAAIPRGCNSVVMEEYTSRENDYVYIYRAASPLENVAIAGSDISRGELVLMKGTRITPFDIGILAALGYSSIDVYLKPRIAVISTGNEIAEPGQHLRYGQVYDYNGFAVTSYLRSIGADAYYLGIVPDDREILKSIVTKALEEYDMIITSGGTSAGIDDVVYRVIEDVGTILVHGLEVKPGKPTVIGVSRGKIIMGLPGFPFSAISVSITLLRYIVEKLSGIESPNIYSNLKARMTQRIRKDAGKTLYIPIAIARRNSDYIAIPIPYRSGSITPIIRADGVAIVGRGIEIVEEGEEVDIVMFNPVYREAVFIGSHDVILPLLIKHANIMNRVKLLYVGSLAGLIHVAKGYGDIAPIHLLHPESKEYNLPYVMQYKDLVLLSGYRRRLVIAFQRGNPKGIKSVRDFIRSDIRIVNRNQGSGTRTILDIMLKELAKELGISFENLIKKIDGYTYEVTSHTGVAAAIAQGRADVGICVEYAAILYNLDYMPLTWEEYDFAIHRDSLDEPVITKFIEFLKTGKTLEILKSIPGYDVKSNIGEIVYG, encoded by the coding sequence ATGAGGAGGTTATTCCATAAGCTGGTTTCTCTCAACGAAGCTATTGAAATAATTGAACATAATGTATCGCTTTCACCACGAGGAATAGAGCAAGTCAATATCCTAGACTCTTTGGGACGTGTACTTGCAGTTGACGTGTATGCCTCTATTGATTACCCGCCATTTGATAGATCTGAAGTTGATGGATATGCTGTTAAAGCTGAAGACACCTATGGTGCATATGAGTCTAGACCAGTAAGGCTACAGATTATAGGTTCTTTAAAGGTTGGTGAAATACCTCAGTACAATGTTGCAAGATTCAAGGCAGTAGAAATAGCTACAGGAGCTGCTATACCTAGAGGATGCAATTCTGTTGTTATGGAGGAATACACATCTAGAGAAAATGATTATGTGTATATCTATAGAGCGGCATCACCTCTAGAGAATGTGGCTATAGCAGGTAGCGATATATCTCGTGGCGAACTTGTTCTAATGAAGGGAACTAGGATAACACCTTTCGATATAGGGATACTTGCTGCATTAGGTTACAGTAGTATAGATGTTTATCTAAAACCACGTATAGCCGTAATATCGACAGGTAATGAAATTGCTGAACCGGGGCAACATCTTAGATATGGACAAGTCTATGATTATAATGGATTTGCTGTAACATCATACTTAAGATCTATAGGTGCTGATGCTTATTACCTTGGCATTGTGCCTGATGATAGAGAAATTCTGAAAAGTATAGTGACTAAGGCTCTAGAGGAATACGATATGATTATAACTTCTGGAGGTACTTCAGCAGGTATTGATGATGTTGTGTACCGCGTCATCGAAGATGTTGGTACTATCTTGGTCCATGGACTAGAGGTTAAACCTGGTAAGCCGACAGTTATAGGTGTTTCTAGAGGCAAAATTATTATGGGGCTGCCAGGATTTCCATTTTCTGCAATATCAGTATCTATAACTCTTCTACGCTATATTGTTGAAAAACTTAGTGGAATAGAGTCACCAAATATCTATAGCAATCTGAAAGCTAGAATGACACAGAGGATACGTAAGGATGCTGGTAAAACCCTCTATATACCTATAGCTATAGCTAGACGCAATTCAGATTATATAGCTATACCAATTCCATATCGTTCAGGAAGTATTACACCAATAATTAGAGCTGATGGTGTAGCTATTGTAGGTAGGGGTATAGAAATTGTAGAGGAAGGAGAAGAAGTCGATATCGTTATGTTTAATCCAGTATATAGAGAAGCAGTATTCATAGGAAGTCATGATGTGATCTTACCATTACTGATTAAACATGCAAACATTATGAATAGAGTCAAGCTACTGTATGTAGGTTCTCTAGCAGGTCTTATTCATGTAGCTAAAGGTTATGGCGATATAGCACCCATACATCTTCTACATCCAGAATCAAAAGAATACAACCTACCTTACGTAATGCAGTACAAGGATCTTGTACTTCTATCTGGATACAGAAGAAGGCTTGTAATAGCTTTTCAGCGCGGCAATCCTAAAGGTATTAAAAGTGTTAGAGATTTCATTAGAAGCGATATAAGGATTGTTAATAGAAACCAAGGATCTGGAACAAGAACTATACTAGATATAATGCTCAAGGAGTTGGCAAAAGAACTGGGAATCTCTTTCGAAAATCTTATAAAAAAGATAGATGGTTATACATATGAAGTTACTAGCCATACAGGAGTAGCTGCAGCAATAGCGCAAGGAAGAGCTGATGTAGGGATATGTGTAGAGTATGCAGCCATACTCTACAATCTAGACTATATGCCGCTGACTTGGGAAGAATACGATTTCGCTATACATAGAGATAGTCTAGATGAACCGGTTATAACGAAATTCATCGAGTTCCTCAAAACTGGAAAAACACTAGAGATACTGAAGTCTATACCGGGGTACGATGTTAAGAGTAATATAGGTGAAATAGTTTATGGATAG
- a CDS encoding archaemetzincin family Zn-dependent metalloprotease yields the protein MGLCIIMFRSQGVEEEVVRSCKTVLKDVFVDCSVEIFEDVVVIPEHFYNYGRGQYLADGIVYRVSELVKMDCFGILLADVDAYVEGLNFVFGLAIPWLRSAAVFLYRLRFGTNFNNYLHRVVKEVIHELGHLLGLEHCKSPGCVMNFSNSVYDVDKKGYMFCDKCLKKLSKKGIRTSA from the coding sequence ATGGGTCTGTGTATAATTATGTTTCGATCTCAAGGAGTTGAGGAAGAGGTGGTAAGATCATGTAAAACTGTTCTGAAGGATGTTTTTGTTGATTGTAGTGTTGAGATATTTGAAGATGTTGTGGTTATTCCTGAGCATTTCTATAACTATGGTAGGGGTCAGTATCTTGCTGATGGTATTGTCTATAGAGTTTCAGAGTTAGTTAAAATGGATTGTTTCGGTATTCTTTTAGCTGATGTTGATGCGTATGTTGAAGGTCTGAATTTTGTTTTTGGTTTAGCTATACCGTGGTTGAGATCTGCTGCTGTATTTCTTTACCGTTTAAGGTTTGGTACCAACTTCAATAACTACTTGCATAGGGTAGTGAAAGAAGTTATTCATGAACTTGGACATCTTTTAGGTCTAGAACATTGTAAGTCTCCTGGATGTGTAATGAATTTCAGTAATAGTGTTTATGATGTGGATAAGAAAGGTTATATGTTCTGTGATAAGTGTTTGAAGAAGTTGAGTAAGAAAGGTATTAGGACATCTGCATAG